In Salinibaculum sp. SYNS191, the genomic window CATGCTCGGGGGTGCCGAAGATGGCCTGCTCTTTCAGTTCCGCCTTGCGCTCGTCGTCCAGTTCGTCGACGGACTCGCCGGAGAAGATTTCCTCGTACCGGCGCTGGATGAAGAAGTAGCCGTCGCGCATCTGCTCCCAGGCGTCCTCGCGGGAGTCGCCGACGAAGCCGTGCTGGAGGACGTAGGTCTGGAAGTCGCCGTCGATGTCCTCGTGTTCGCGGACGTTCTCGATGTCCTCCTTGCGCTTCTTGACGCCGCCGATAGACAGCGCCGAGGGGGCACACCAGGCGTCGCCGATGCGGGCGGCCCGTCGGACGGCCGGTTTGGCGGCCCCGCCGAGCATGACGGGCACGTCGTGGGCGGGCGTGGGCGTGACGGTCACGTCCGGCGAGACGTCGTGGAACTCGGGGTCGTAGTCCAGCGGCCCGTCCGACCAGGCTCCGCGGAGGACGGAGACGGCGTCTTCGAGGCGGTCGACGCGCTCCTCGTCGGGGACGCCGAAGGCGTCGAACTCGGCGTCGTTGGAGCCGATGGCGAGGCCGAGCGTCGTTCGCCCGCCGGATATCTGGTCGATGGTCGCCACGTCCTCGGCCAGGCGGACCGAGTCGTACAGCGGCGCGAGCGCGATACAGGGCCCGAGTTCGATGTCGTCCGTGACGGCCGCGAGCGCACCCAGCGCCGGGGTGACCCCAGAGAGGTAGTCGTCGTCGAGGAAGTGGTGTTCGGAGACCCACGCGCTGTCGAGGCCGGCGTCGTCGATGACCCGGCCGAGTTCGAGCATCTCGTCGTATATCTCGCTGGTCGAGCGGTCGTCGTCCGGGCGCTGCTGGCAGGTGAACAGGCCAGTACCGAGTTGCATACACTGGCGTTACGGTGCGACCACCTTAACGATAGTGACACGGGGCTGTCCGGTTCGTCACCCGGATTTATTAGGGACCGTCGAGTTGTCCCGCTGCTAGCATGTTCCGGAGCATCTGGTCCGACCCGCACAGGCGCCGGTGGGTCGGCTGGGCAGCCCTCGCCGGCGCGTTCGTCCTCGTGAACTTCCACCGCGTCTCGACAGCGGTCCTCGCGGACACGCTCGCGAGCGTCTTCGACACGACCGGTGCACAGCTGGGCCTCTTGCACTCCGCGTTCTTCTACATCTACGCGCCGATGCAGCTCTTCGCCGGCGTCCTCGCCGACCGGATGGGCACCCGCCGCGTCGCCACCGTCGGCTCCGGCGTCATGGGACTGGGCGTCCTCTGGTTCGCCCTCTCCGGGAGCTACGTCGAGGGATTTCTCGCGCGCGTGCTCATCGGCCTCGGCGGCGGCGTCATCTACATCGCCACGCTGCGGTACTGCGCGAACTGGTTCCGCGCCGACGAGTTCGCCACGGTCACTGGCCTCACACTCTCCGCGTCGGCCGTCGGCGGCCTGCTCGCCGCCACCCCGCTCGCGGTTCTCGTGGGGTCCGTCGGCTGGCGCGACGGCGTCTTCGGGGTCGGCGTCGTCGGGTTTCTCTTTACCGCCGGCGTCTTCGCGTTCGTCCGGGACTCCCCGGAGATTGCCGGACTCCCGAGCATCGAGGGCGCGCCGAAGGCCGCCGAGCAGACCCTCTCTGAGGTGCTCACCGGCGTCCGCGCCGTCTTCGCCGAGCGCGAGACGTGGATTATGGGCGTCATGCTCTTCTTCGCGACGGGGATGAACTTCACCGTCATGGGACTCTGGGGCGTCCCCTACATCGTGCAGGCCTACGGCCTCTCCGTTCCGGCGGCGTCGGTCTACACGCTCGTCGGAAACGCCGGCCTCGTCGTCGGGTCGCCGGTGCTGGGCTGGCTGTCGGACCGCCTCGAACGCCGGACCGGCATCATCCTCGCCGCCGCCGTCGTCTACCTCGCCGCCTACGCCAGCATCGTCGCTCTCGGGACACCCCCGCTGTGGTACGTCGGCGTCGTCTTCTTCAGCGTGATGTTCCTGCTCGGCGGGTTCACGCTCTCCTACACCGTCATCAAGGAACGGCACGCATCGGAGCGGTCGGGGACCGCCACCGGGACGATAAACGGGATGGCCTTCCTCGGCGCGGCGGTCCTCCCCGGTGTCATGGGCTGGGTGCTGGACGTGTTCTGGACCGGCGAGACAGTCGCCGGCAGCCGCGTCTACACGCTCGTCGGCTACCGCGTCGCCTTCGGCGTCGCCGCGGCGAGCGGACTCATCGCGCTCGTCTGTGCGGCGTGGCTCCACCGCCGGACGCGATAGGCCGGACCTGCTCGCAATCATCACCTTCTAAGGCCTTCACGTCGCATCCTCGACTATGAGCGACACGCCCTACACCTACGAGACGGACGTGACCGTCCGCTTTCGCGACCTCGACGTGATGAAGCAGGTCCACAACGCCGTCGTCCTCCAGTACGTGGAAGAGGCCCGCGTCCGCTACTTCCGGGACGTGCTCGACGTAGACATCACGGAGATGAACGGCGCTATCGCCCGTCAGGAGATAGACTACGCGGGACCGGTCACATTCGACGCCGCGGTGACGGTCCGCTATCGCGTCGCCAGCATCGGTGAGGCCAGCCTCACGATGGCGTTCGAGGTCGTCGCCGACGGCGAGGTGGCGGCCAGCGGCGAGGTGGTCCACGTCGTCCTCGACGAGGCGAACGAACCGACCGCCGTCCCTTCGTCCTGGAGAATGGACATCCGGGACTTCGAGGACGTGCCGGTCGAGCGCTCGTAGAACGCGGGTCGCCGTTCAGTAGTCGATGCGGGTGATCTCCTCGACGGGCCACTGGCTGAGGATTTCGACGCCGTTCTCGCGGACGACGACCATCTCCTCGACGCGGACGCCCTGGCGGTCGGCGGGTTGCATCGTCTCGACGGCCATCGTCATCCCCTCCTCGATTTCGATGGGGTGGTCCGGCGAGAGGCCGCGCCAGATGAGCGGCACCTCGTAGAGCTGGAGACCGAGGCCGTGGGCCCAGTGGTTGGTGGTCATCTGCCAGAACTCGTCGGCCCCGTACCAGTCCATGTGCTCGCCCTCCTCGTCGGGGAAGCCCTTGCAAATCTCGTCGGTGGTCGCCCCGGGCTCGATGCGTTCGAGCACGTCGTAGAGGTCGTCGCGGGCCTTCTCGTAGGCGTCCTTCTGCGCGTCGGTGGGCTCGCCCATGCTGAAGGTGCGGTAGTAACACGAGCGATAGCCCATGAAGCCGATGTTGTAGAAGTCGGCGTAGACCAGGTCACCGGGGCGAATCATCCGGTCGGTGGTGTTGGCCTGGTGCTTCGGCCAGGTGTTCGGACCGGAGGTGACGTAGCCGCCCTGGGCCATCGCGCCGTGACGCCAGAGTTCGCCGACGGCGTCGCCCCAGACCTCGGATTCGCGTTTGCCGGGTTTGCCGCTCTCCGTGATGGCCTGGAACCCGGATTCACAGATGGCCGCAACCTGACGGAGGCACTCGATT contains:
- a CDS encoding MFS transporter — translated: MFRSIWSDPHRRRWVGWAALAGAFVLVNFHRVSTAVLADTLASVFDTTGAQLGLLHSAFFYIYAPMQLFAGVLADRMGTRRVATVGSGVMGLGVLWFALSGSYVEGFLARVLIGLGGGVIYIATLRYCANWFRADEFATVTGLTLSASAVGGLLAATPLAVLVGSVGWRDGVFGVGVVGFLFTAGVFAFVRDSPEIAGLPSIEGAPKAAEQTLSEVLTGVRAVFAERETWIMGVMLFFATGMNFTVMGLWGVPYIVQAYGLSVPAASVYTLVGNAGLVVGSPVLGWLSDRLERRTGIILAAAVVYLAAYASIVALGTPPLWYVGVVFFSVMFLLGGFTLSYTVIKERHASERSGTATGTINGMAFLGAAVLPGVMGWVLDVFWTGETVAGSRVYTLVGYRVAFGVAAASGLIALVCAAWLHRRTR
- a CDS encoding acyl-CoA thioesterase; this encodes MSDTPYTYETDVTVRFRDLDVMKQVHNAVVLQYVEEARVRYFRDVLDVDITEMNGAIARQEIDYAGPVTFDAAVTVRYRVASIGEASLTMAFEVVADGEVAASGEVVHVVLDEANEPTAVPSSWRMDIRDFEDVPVERS
- a CDS encoding LLM class flavin-dependent oxidoreductase, coding for MQLGTGLFTCQQRPDDDRSTSEIYDEMLELGRVIDDAGLDSAWVSEHHFLDDDYLSGVTPALGALAAVTDDIELGPCIALAPLYDSVRLAEDVATIDQISGGRTTLGLAIGSNDAEFDAFGVPDEERVDRLEDAVSVLRGAWSDGPLDYDPEFHDVSPDVTVTPTPAHDVPVMLGGAAKPAVRRAARIGDAWCAPSALSIGGVKKRKEDIENVREHEDIDGDFQTYVLQHGFVGDSREDAWEQMRDGYFFIQRRYEEIFSGESVDELDDERKAELKEQAIFGTPEHVVEELETYREALGDDVHFIFRTYHPGIGTDRMTECIQRLGDEVRPELA
- a CDS encoding M24 family metallopeptidase, which codes for MYERDFMEGTRGTMAVDWEERIDMQRMRRERKERALERLQDSELGSMLLINDPNVRYVTGLAMTGGSGADHYTLLTENGDIVHWDTADHASNQKFNCPWLDDIRYACPGLGNVPRASGRPSARDWLKDKMAETVYTAMEEYGVDNEPMGIDVGNGALVEKFEDRNVDVDTAAATDIMLDARKTKTRDEIECLRQVAAICESGFQAITESGKPGKRESEVWGDAVGELWRHGAMAQGGYVTSGPNTWPKHQANTTDRMIRPGDLVYADFYNIGFMGYRSCYYRTFSMGEPTDAQKDAYEKARDDLYDVLERIEPGATTDEICKGFPDEEGEHMDWYGADEFWQMTTNHWAHGLGLQLYEVPLIWRGLSPDHPIEIEEGMTMAVETMQPADRQGVRVEEMVVVRENGVEILSQWPVEEITRIDY